acgacgacgacggcACCTTCGGCATGTCCGCGCTCAAGAAGTTCAAGGAACTGGACCTCAAGGGCAAGATTAGCGCCCAGCAGGACCGCTCCACGCACGAAAACACAATCACCCGCTTCTTCCCCTTCGCGGAAGTAGCCGGCCAGCTGTCCCAGGTCTCCTCATCCGGTCTGGACGGCAAGATTGTTATCTACCAGTTGTAGTTGTCAAGCCATTGATTCCTATGTAAGATGAACACCTATTTAGCCTTTCCCCCGGGCGCCTGCTTGCCCATATTGCGCTGCAGGACCAGCGAGTAAACGCTGCCCTTCAGCAATGTACCGACCAGCGCTATCTTGACTTCGATTTCACGCATCTGGGCGAGCACCTGCTCCGGGTTTGTATCTGAGTCTGTATTTAGCTCCACAAGCGTGTCGTTCAGCTCGTGAAGACAGTCTGCCAGCGTCCGGTACTTCTCCAGCACCGATCGCTGGAGCGTACTTAAAGCATCTGACATTAACAGCGCTCAACGAATGGTCGTTATCTTGCTCGTCCCTGTGGGATGTTGTGTTTGACGCATCTTCCTTGGAGTTTTGAAAATTGGCATTCCCAAAAGGCGATATACCGTCCAACCAAGCGCCCAAAGTACACCTAGGGAGGCCGGAAAGCAACTCAAGAAAGGCGTGAAGTAATGTCACAGCAGCAGATAtcgccgcagcagctgtcTTATACGATTTGGTCGCCGCAAGACACAGTTCGAGATGTGGCAGACTCGCTCGGCATCAACAACGTCAATGACGACGTGCTACGGTCGTTAGCGATGGATGTGGAATACCGGATCCTGGAAATCATCGAGCAGGCCGTCAAGTTCAAGCGGCACAGTAAGCGGGATGTGTTAACGACGGACGACATCGCacgcgcgctgcgcgtgcTGAACGTGGAACCGTTGTACGGGTATGAAGACAACTCCACGCGCGATAAAGAGGTGTCTTACAGCAAGGTGACGGGACAGGGCGGGCAGACGATGTATTATGTCAACGACGAGGAAGTCGACTTTGACAAGCTGATCAACGAGCCGCTCCCGCACGTCCCGCGGCTGCCCACGTTCACCACGCACTGGCTGGCGGTTGAGGGCGTGCAGCCCGCGATCCCGCAGAACCCGAACCTGAACGAGCTGCGGATGACACAACTGCCGCTGACGCGCGGCGCTATAGTCACAGCCCTCAACGACACGTCGATCCAGACGTCAGTGTCAGAGGAGAAGGCGGAGCACGTATCGCAGGTAAAGCCTGGTCAGACCAACGAGGTCAAGCCTCTCGTGAAGCATGTGCTCTCGAAGGAGCTACAGATATATTTCGACAAGGTAGTGGGTGCGCTGACCTCGAAGGACCAGACGCTAAATGCGCAGCACATGAAGGTAGCGGCACTAACTTCTCTGAAATCGGACACCGGTCTCCACCAGCTGGTCCCATACTTTATTCAGTTCATTGCTGAACAGATCACACATAATCTCTCGGACCTGGATCTGCTGACCACGATGCTGGAGATGATATATTCGCTGCTTAGCAACCAATCCGTCTTTCTGGACCCCTACATTCATTCTTTAATGCCATCCATCCTCACACTGCTTCTTGCCAAAAAACTGGGCGGCAGCCCTTCATCTACATTGCCCGAAGACGAGCAAGATTTCTTGGAGAAGACTATCGCCCTCCGGGACTTTTCTAGCACACTCCTGGACCATGTATTGCAGAAGTTCCCGCAGGTGTATAAATCGCTGAAGCCTCGTGTCACGAGAACTTTGTTAAAAACGTTCTTAGACTCGAATCGCTCATTCGGTACCTACTATGGCTGTATTCGTGGTGTCTGTATCCTTGGGAATGAGACCATAAGGTTCTTCCTGGGAAATATACAGAACTGGGCTAAGCTTGTATTTGAGGAGTCTGCTTCGACACTCGAAGATGTACAGCTTAAGGAAACGTCGAAGATCTCAAAGCGGGAAGTTGAGCTCCTTGTTGATGTCATGGTTAATGCATTGGCGAAGTTGAACTCTGACTTACCCGCTGATTTTAAGCCGGCTACGGAGGATATCACAGATGCCGACAAGGCGAAACTGGTTAGCAGGCTGGGCGTCACAATCTCCAGTGTGCTATTGAAGAGGGATGATGCAAGACTTTTGATCGATGCTATTTTCTTTGGAGAGGTGTGATTCTATGCGAATTAACTATATAAAGTCTGTAGGTTAGTGTGAAGCTCAGAGCAAGTAAAATTGTCTACATTGGTGATATAGCGGTAATAATGCCGTTTCTAAGGTGCAAATAATCGCCGGCGCACCTTTTTGGCCTTGGGTTTGTTGATGCCTGAAGCATCATTATCTCTGTTGACTGGGGTTTTTACGATGCCATGTTGTTCGAAAACTGGTGCTGATGAGCTTTCTGGATGATTTCTTAGGGGAGTAGCAGCAATCTCAACTAAGCTTGTGGCTTGTTTAGCCTCACTAAAAGGTGACTTTACAATGGTCATCTTTTCGGCAGCGGGTTTAGCTAATGTTCTTGCAGGAGTGGCCGTTATTTGCACAACGCCGGTATTGGCACCTACCTTGCTCTCTGTGATCTGGTCGAGCTTTCTTTTGCTGGCACGTTTGAATGATTGCTTAGCGGAAATAAACGACCTATTGGCCCCCTTCGAACTATTCCCGATGCCCTCGTAACTCCCGTTTCTCGTTGCGCTGGCTGCCAAATCAGTTACCGCCAGTTGTCTCTTCTGCAGTCTATTCAGGGCCAAATCCGAGTTTGATTTCGAAAGAGTAGAAGGATGTTTATTTAAAGATGATTCTGATTCGAGGAACTCGAGAAGGTTGGAATTTGCCTTAGCTTTCATTAGTTTTGGCGCGATAACTGAAGATCCGCTTGACGTCGTTGGTATCGATGGCGATGACGGTGTAGAGGATATAGGTAGATTGGATGAAAAGGAACTTCTTCGGGAAGTCGTCGTACTACCCTCCTGTATTGAAGATGACTGGGATGACGATACTGCACACCTCTGCATATTCAACCCTTTAATCTTTTTTGTTATAAATGCTGTGACATTGGGAATCTTTCTGGACCAATACGGAACCAAAACATATCGAATGAATCCCAAAGATGACTCTTCCTTCCCATCCCGGGACAGGTTCCGTTTATGCTCCGCGAGCAACTCGTGTGTCTCATTTTTATTCGATGGCGCGCCATTCTTGGAGACAGAGGACTCAGTACTCAGCAAAATATCTATAATTGCCATTTTATCCAGCAGTAGGTCCAGTTGCTCGCAAACATCGAGTTCCAATGGTTTGACAGCCTTTTTCTTCTCCTTGGTACTCTTCCGGCTGTAAATCCGTTTTGTTCGAAGTGTATTGAGCGATCTCTTTGTTAGCGTATTCTCATACCTGGCTTCGAAGTCTCTAAAGCGGCCATCCAGACTCCTCAAGGCTATAAGTTCTATGTGCATGATCAACTGTAGCTTTAGTTCTCTGATCTTCAGTATTTGCGCAAGTTCTGCAGCGTACTCCGAGCTGGTATCATCTAAGTGGTCCATGTTAAGTTTGAATTCATCCTTCACGCACCGGGTCCGCAACTCTTGAGCAAACTGGGGCAATGCGTAGCGTAGCAGCCCGAAGTTCTCAGTACTGTGACGGCGGTCAAACTCCTGGAAGTCCTGCGCCAGTGTGGCCACGGCCTGTTCGTATGAACAAGCAGACACGTTACTGCATAGGTTTTTAGCCCTGGCAAGCTTTGACTTCACAAAGAATGCCAA
This is a stretch of genomic DNA from Eremothecium gossypii ATCC 10895 chromosome VI, complete sequence. It encodes these proteins:
- the TAF6 gene encoding TATA-binding protein-associated factor TAF6 (Syntenic homolog of Saccharomyces cerevisiae YGL112C (TAF6)) — translated: MSQQQISPQQLSYTIWSPQDTVRDVADSLGINNVNDDVLRSLAMDVEYRILEIIEQAVKFKRHSKRDVLTTDDIARALRVLNVEPLYGYEDNSTRDKEVSYSKVTGQGGQTMYYVNDEEVDFDKLINEPLPHVPRLPTFTTHWLAVEGVQPAIPQNPNLNELRMTQLPLTRGAIVTALNDTSIQTSVSEEKAEHVSQVKPGQTNEVKPLVKHVLSKELQIYFDKVVGALTSKDQTLNAQHMKVAALTSLKSDTGLHQLVPYFIQFIAEQITHNLSDLDLLTTMLEMIYSLLSNQSVFLDPYIHSLMPSILTLLLAKKLGGSPSSTLPEDEQDFLEKTIALRDFSSTLLDHVLQKFPQVYKSLKPRVTRTLLKTFLDSNRSFGTYYGCIRGVCILGNETIRFFLGNIQNWAKLVFEESASTLEDVQLKETSKISKREVELLVDVMVNALAKLNSDLPADFKPATEDITDADKAKLVSRLGVTISSVLLKRDDARLLIDAIFFGEV
- the DAD3 gene encoding Dad3p (Syntenic homolog of Saccharomyces cerevisiae YBR233W-A (DAD3)) produces the protein MSDALSTLQRSVLEKYRTLADCLHELNDTLVELNTDSDTNPEQVLAQMREIEVKIALVGTLLKGSVYSLVLQRNMGKQAPGGKAK
- the SLD3 gene encoding Sld3p (Syntenic homolog of Saccharomyces cerevisiae YGL113W (SLD3)) — translated: MDLNTVCLIGSFVRVPRNLIFREEEPRIVEGAALPDTVVREISNKDVTIKHLLKTGDGHAYMVERYYGETWVLWCVEAPADQTLYEKSYKRHTRACYEAKTLAEWERYDVPELLGFWQEDVDSEPDLNAYEGLELDMKPPDALPAPTAIPAVSGDYADPQLYLNKKYYEALFQLRIPLAFFVKSKLARAKNLCSNVSACSYEQAVATLAQDFQEFDRRHSTENFGLLRYALPQFAQELRTRCVKDEFKLNMDHLDDTSSEYAAELAQILKIRELKLQLIMHIELIALRSLDGRFRDFEARYENTLTKRSLNTLRTKRIYSRKSTKEKKKAVKPLELDVCEQLDLLLDKMAIIDILLSTESSVSKNGAPSNKNETHELLAEHKRNLSRDGKEESSLGFIRYVLVPYWSRKIPNVTAFITKKIKGLNMQRCAVSSSQSSSIQEGSTTTSRRSSFSSNLPISSTPSSPSIPTTSSGSSVIAPKLMKAKANSNLLEFLESESSLNKHPSTLSKSNSDLALNRLQKRQLAVTDLAASATRNGSYEGIGNSSKGANRSFISAKQSFKRASKRKLDQITESKVGANTGVVQITATPARTLAKPAAEKMTIVKSPFSEAKQATSLVEIAATPLRNHPESSSAPVFEQHGIVKTPVNRDNDASGINKPKAKKVRRRLFAP